One Chionomys nivalis chromosome 4, mChiNiv1.1, whole genome shotgun sequence genomic region harbors:
- the Foxb1 gene encoding forkhead box protein B1: MPRPGRNTYSDQKPPYSYISLTAMAIQSSPEKMLPLSEIYKFIMDRFPYYRENTQRWQNSLRHNLSFNDCFIKIPRRPDQPGKGSFWALHPSCGDMFENGSFLRRRKRFKVLKSDHLAPSKPADAAQYLQQQAKLRLSALAASGTHLPQMPAAAYNLGGVAQPSGFKHPFAIENIIAREYKMPGGLAFSAMQPVPAAYPLPNQLTTMGSSLGTGWPHVYGSAGMIDSATPISMASGDYSAYGVPLKPLCHAAGQTLPAIPVPIKPTPAAVPALPALPAPIPTLLSNSPPSLSPTSSQTATSQSSPATPSETLTSPASALHSVAVH; the protein is encoded by the coding sequence ATGCCTCGGCCGGGCCGCAACACGTACAGCGACCAGAAGCCGCCCTACTCCTACATCTCGCTGACCGCCATGGCCATCCAGAGCTCTCCGGAGAAGATGTTGCCGCTCAGCGAGATCTACAAGTTCATCATGGACCGCTTCCCCTACTACCGGGAGAACACGCAGCGCTGGCAGAACAGTCTGCGCCACAACCTCTCCTTCAACGACTGCTTCATCAAGATCCCGCGGCGGCCGGACCAGCCGGGAAAGGGCAGCTTCTGGGCGCTGCATCCCAGCTGCGGGGACATGTTCGAGAACGGCAGCTTTCTGCGGCGCCGCAAGCGCTTCAAGGTGCTGAAGTCTGACCACCTGGCGCCCAGTAAACCAGCGGACGCCGCACAGTACCTCCAGCAGCAGGCTAAGCTGCGGCTCAGCGCGCTGGCCGCCTCCGGCACGCATCTGCCGCAGATGCCGGCAGCTGCCTACAACCTGGGCGGTGTGGCGCAGCCCTCCGGCTTCAAGCATCCCTTCGCCATCGAGAACATCATCGCGAGGGAGTACAAGATGCCTGGGGGACTGGCCTTCTCTGCCATGCAGCCAGTTCCCGCTGCCTACCCGCTCCCCAACCAGTTGACTACTATGGGCAGCTCTCTGGGCACAGGCTGGCCACATGTATATGGTTCCGCGGGTATGATCGACTCGGCCACTCCCATCTCCATGGCGAGTGGCGATTACAGCGCCTATGGAGTGCCGCTGAAGCCTCTGTGCCACGCCGCGGGCCAGACACTGCCCGCCATCCCGGTGCCCATCAAGCCCACGCCGGCCGCAGTGCCCGCGCTGCCCGCGCTACCCGCGCCCATCCCCACCCTGCTCTCGAACTCGCCGCCTTCGCTCAGCCCTACTTCCTCTCAGACAGCCACCAGCCAAAGCAGTCCTGCCACCCCTAGCGAGACACTCACCAGCCCGGCCTCCGCCTTGCACTCGGTAGCGGTGCACTGA